In a single window of the Palaemon carinicauda isolate YSFRI2023 chromosome 10, ASM3689809v2, whole genome shotgun sequence genome:
- the dor gene encoding vacuolar protein sorting-associated protein 18 homolog produces the protein MATIFDQYESQSQGSGVGLRDSILGTTAFKNQKLEEEAAIFLLDRRVNFSPPHPITHLVVSNNQLVLAMANKTLIRINLSNPNNLEEIDICKLALQAKIYNIFLDPTGQHLLISIVSRDGTTPVDTLYLPLRTNKPKSTNKLKGHLVTSVAWSQRNQSESVTGPILVGTSRGLLFEVELTSDERFFQSGHEEYCKQLIDFGKEKPLAISQVEYRSSPSDDLHFLVLCTTPERIYQLAGRVKSLEERPMFLSLFNNYLGLPPRFTELPSTWKNSWLQIYHNVNIPKHFAWVVEQGIYYGDVSWTGLIHEEASIQKGLNPFPASVEGGGPPCGMILCEYHLFIVWSQKIQGICILNNQVVFEGSVPEDCGRLMGIARDNIRGSIWVYAERAVFKYKVDQEGRNVWRIYLDQGNYEQAKKLCSNDSARLYVVLLKEAQDLFERKEYLRSAKLFAKTLTSFEEVTLKFVEVGEEEALKIYLHEKLEGLKVSEQTQVTLVVIWLLELYLKKLGNLRDAGEQNTHEYRNYDEQLKAFLQDAKVRQSIMNNSSAVYELLSSHDDHDNYVNVSIMLKDYDRVLRHLIHHGRYIEALEVLSNQGSEKLFCQHIPTLLKEIPVEAVDCLILQGRRLSPVQLLPILVHCHSCHGHGKEVLRYIEHCVDKLDVTDEVIHNFLISLYVSERPDKLLPYFKLQGDDSQSVHYDLKFALRECISAGEEKACVHILTTMGLYQDAVELALKLDTLLAKSTANRPKYDQDLRKKLWLMIAAHVVQEEQDVSRAMDVLRECDLIKIEDILPFFPDFVTIDQFKDAICSSLQEYNQHIEDLKHEMDDAAKTAENIRKDIQKFKQKFSFVHAQDRCCECNYPLLTRPFYLFPCSHKFHQDCLSDAVLGYLSETRRKRLSDLKGKLLAISNDESATGTGTWGNREQIQAEIDSLVAGECLYCGDNIVSNIDTPFINVSEWDAIMAEWQ, from the coding sequence ATGGCTACCATATTTGACCAATATGAGTCCCAGTCGCAGGGGTCCGGTGTGGGCCTTAGGGATTCCATCCTGGGAACTACGGCATTTAAGAACCAGAAACTGGAAGAAGAAGCGGCCATCTTTTTGTTGGATCGACGCGTCAACTTTTCGCCGCCCCATCCCATAACGCATCTAGTCGTTTCTAATAACCAACTTGTGCTTGCGATGGCTAACAAAACACTGATTCGAATCAATTTGTCAAATCCAAACAATTTAGAGGAAATAGATATTTGTAAGTTAGCTTTGCAGGCCAAGATTTATAACATATTTCTTGATCCGACGGGTCAGCATTTACTCATTAGTATTGTAAGCAGAGACGGCACAACTCCCGTCGATACGCTGTATTTACCGTTAAGAACGAATAAACCAAAGTCTACTAATAAATTGAAAGGACATCTGGTGACTAGTGTCGCGTGGAGTCAGCGAAATCAGTCCGAAAGTGTGACGGGACCCATCCTCGTGGGAACTTCAAGAGGGTTGTTGTTTGAGGTTGAGTTAACATCAGATGAGAGATTTTTCCAGTCAGGACATGAAGAGTATTGCAAACAACTAATTGACTTTGGTAAGGAAAAACCATTAGCTATATCTCAAGTAGAGTACCGTAGCAGTCCATCGGACGATCTCCACTTCTTGGTATTGTGTACGACACCCGAACGGATATACCAGCTCGCTGGTCGTGTTAAGTCCCTTGAAGAAAGACCCATGTTTCTTTCACTTTTCAATAATTACCTTGGGCTACCTCCGAGATTCACTGAACTTCCGAGTACTTGGAAGAATTCGTGGCTTCAGATATATCATAATGTTAATATTCCTAAGCATTTTGCATGGGTGGTAGAGCAAGGTATTTATTATGGTGACGTATCTTGGACAGGTTTGATACACGAAGAAGCATCGATTCAGAAAGGCTTGAATCCATTCCCTGCTAGTGTTGAAGGAGGGGGACCTCCTTGTGGCATGATTCTATGCGAATATCATCTCTTTATAGTTTGGTCTCAGAAAATTCAGGGAATATGTATCCTTAATAATCAGGTGGTGTTTGAAGGCTCGGTGCCGGAGGACTGTGGGAGGTTGATGGGAATAGCTAGAGATAATATAAGAGGTTCTATCTGGGTCTATGCGGAGAGAGCAGTGTTCAAATACAAGGTGGATCAAGAGGGACGTAATGTGTGGCGTATCTATTTAGACCAAGGAAATTATGAACAAGCAAAGAAGCTGTGTAGTAACGATTCGGCACGCTTGTACGTCGTATTGCTGAAGGAAGCCCAAGACTTATTTGAGAGAAAGGAATACCTTCGTAGTGCAAAGCTCTTTGCGAAGACTTTAACATCCTTTGAAGAAGTGACATTAAAATTTGTAGAAGTAGGGGAGGAGGAGGCTCTAAAGATTTATCTCCATGAAAAGTTGGAAGGTTTGAAAGTTAGCGAACAAACGCAGGTGACACTCGTGGTCATTTGGCTCCTCGAGTTGTACCTTAAAAAGTTAGGAAATCTGCGAGATGCGGGCGAGCAAAATACGCACGAATATCGGAACTACGATGAGCAGCTGAAGGCATTCTTGCAGGATGCCAAAGTTCGCCAGAGCATCATGAACAATTCTTCAGCTGTATACGAGTTACTGTCATCGCATGATGACCATGACAATTATGTGAATGTTTCAATAATGTTGAAAGATTACGACAGAGTACTACGGCACTTGATTCATCACGGCCGATATATTGAAGCATTAGAGGTCTTGAGCAATCAGGGATCAGAAAAACTATTTTGTCAGCATATTCCAACTCTCTTGAAAGAAATACCCGTGGAAGCTGTGGATTGCTTAATTTTGCAGGGGAGGCGGCTAAGTCCTGTACAGCTTTTACCTATTCTAGTTCACTGCCATTCCTGTCATGGACACGGAAAAGAAGTGCTTCGCTACATAGAGCACTGTGTGGACAAATTAGATGTCACGGATGAAGTTATTCACAATTTTTTGATTAGTTTGTATGTTAGTGAACGTCCTGATAAGTTATTGCCATATTTTAAATTGCAAGGTGATGATAGTCAGAGTGTTCACTACGATCTTAAATTTGCACTTAGGGAATGCATATCAGCTGGAGAAGAGAAAGCGTGTGTCCACATCTTGACCACAATGGGCCTCTATCAAGATGCTGTCGAGTTAGCACTCAAACTAGATACTCTATTAGCAAAGTCGACGGCGAATCGTCCAAAATATGATCAAGATTTACGTAAGAAACTGTGGCTCATGATAGCGGCACACGTTGTACAAGAGGAGCAGGATGTATCTCGAGCAATGGACGTCCTGCGGGAGTGTGATCTGATTAAAATCGAAGATATTTTACCATTTTTCCCTGACTTTGTCACAATTGATCAGTTCAAGGATGCCATTTGCTCGTCGCTCCAGGAATATAATCAACACATAGAAGACCTCAAGCACGAAATGGACGATGCTGCAAAAACCGCTGAAAATATTAGGAAAGATATTCAAAAGTTCAAGCAGAAATTCTCATTTGTGCATGCACAAGATCGCTGCTGTGAATGTAATTACCCTCTACTAACTCGTCCGTTTTATTTATTTCCGTGCTCCCACAAGTTTCATCAGGATTGTCTCTCGGATGCAGTGCTGGGCTATTTAAGCGAGACCAGGCGGAAGAGACTGTCCGACTTGAAAGGAAAACTATTAGCTATATCAAACGACGAGAGTGCGACAGGAACAGGCACTTGGGGAAACAGGGAGCAAATTCAGGCAGAAATTGACAGCCTAGTTGCTGGGGAGTGTCTTTATTGTGGTGATAACATTGTTTCAAATATTGACACTCCTTTTATTAACGTGAGCGAGTGGGACGCCATCATGGCAGAGTGGCAGTGA